The Thermodesulfobacteriota bacterium DNA window GACGAGTCTCCCCGGCGGACCGCGAGCATGTCTAAACGTCGACGAGGGCCTCGAACCCTCCGTAGCTGAACCGCTTCATGTCGAAGGGCATCGGCTTGTCCTTCATCTTCTCCGGACTCATGGCCGGGTCGCTCATGACCTTCGCGTTGACTTCGTCGCGATGCTGCCTCGAGCGGTAGACGATGAAGGAGAAGATGAGCGCCTCGTCCGCAGTGAGGCCGGTCAGCTTTGGAAATGGCAACAACTCCATCTCGCCCATTTTCGGGTCGAGGTCGTCTCCGACGCATTCCTTGTAGTCGAGGGCTCCGTGCTTCATCCAGATGTCCCGGCCCTGTTCGGCCATCCTTCGATATTGGTCGAGCTTGCCCTTGGGCACCACGATCAGGAAGCCGTCGACGTATCTCATGGCGATTCCTCCTTTCGCTGCCGGCGCGGTCTGTGCGCCGGGCGCTTAACCGGCGCTGTCAGGCGTCCGGTTCGGGCGCGGGTGCATGCCCGGCATGGGCGTGGATTCAGGGGGTGAAGCTTCTCTGCGGGAGAACCCAAGTAGTCGAACCGCTGGCCAAAGGCAAGGGCGCCTCCGGGAGGAGGGGCTGATACGCAAGGAGGGATCTGAAGGAAGCCGGCGGCAGTGCTGCGCGCCGACGCCAAAGACGATTGCCCAGGAGAGCGCCATCGCACGTGCCGAAGGCGCGCCCGAAGGCGGAGCCCCGCGGGTGAGTCGGCTGCGGGTCAGTGCGAAGGGAGGACCTGTGACGCACTCGACGCCGGTTGTGAACCCGGTTGTGAACTCGTCAGGCGCGATCGGGACGCTGGGCGATAGTCGGACGCTGGTACCCAAGAGCATTGCTGCGGTCACACGAACCACGAGGGAGCCCAAGGGCCTCCAGCAGGTCTTTCGCCAACCCGCTCGCCTCCCCGGTGGCCGCTTGCCGGTTCACTGGCCCAACAGACGCTCGACGTGCAGTTTGCGCACGGTCTCCTGCTACCCCGGCCTTCGCCGGGAGCCCCGACGGCCTTGAGTTCCTGTGGCCCCGTCCCGAGCGGCTGCCGCGGCAGGGGGCGGGGAGGCGGGAGGGGGCGGGGTGGGGGAGGACTCGGCGCCGGGAAGGGGGACGCGGGTGGACTCGAGGGGGGCCCCGGCGGAGACGAGCTCCCCGACGAAGAGGCTCGCGTTCTTCACGAAGAAGAAGGTGGG harbors:
- a CDS encoding DUF1428 domain-containing protein; its protein translation is MRYVDGFLIVVPKGKLDQYRRMAEQGRDIWMKHGALDYKECVGDDLDPKMGEMELLPFPKLTGLTADEALIFSFIVYRSRQHRDEVNAKVMSDPAMSPEKMKDKPMPFDMKRFSYGGFEALVDV